Proteins encoded by one window of Deltaproteobacteria bacterium PRO3:
- a CDS encoding type II toxin-antitoxin system RelE/ParE family toxin, which translates to MGVKSYRVRIHSDALRELEGIYRFIGEDSPARARRFTEGLKRKILALGRFPRRGRRVELLEGPEGGPEIRFIEHNGYLIFYTVEVHSVLVLHLTAPGRDWRGLFL; encoded by the coding sequence ATGGGCGTTAAATCCTATCGGGTCCGAATCCACAGCGATGCCTTGCGGGAATTGGAGGGTATCTATCGTTTCATCGGCGAGGACTCGCCGGCGCGCGCCCGACGATTCACCGAGGGTCTGAAAAGAAAAATCCTTGCCTTGGGCAGGTTTCCCCGGCGCGGTCGCAGGGTCGAGCTGTTGGAAGGTCCCGAAGGAGGACCGGAGATCCGTTTCATCGAACACAACGGCTATTTGATTTTCTATACCGTGGAGGTCCACTCGGTCCTGGTGCTCCACCTCACGGCGCCCGGCCGGGATTGGCGCGGTTTGTTCCTCTAG
- a CDS encoding type II toxin-antitoxin system Phd/YefM family antitoxin codes for MAISFEKSILPMSELRTNLDKVKAQLKKTPIIITNNGRPDFGVCDLETLEIASQIKDLRDLLKRRARRPEASVDASAAFRALDRKYHGR; via the coding sequence ATGGCCATTTCCTTCGAAAAATCCATCCTACCCATGTCCGAGCTGCGGACCAACCTCGACAAGGTCAAGGCCCAGCTCAAGAAGACCCCCATCATCATCACCAACAACGGCCGCCCGGATTTCGGCGTTTGCGACCTCGAGACCTTGGAGATCGCTTCGCAGATCAAGGACCTGCGCGATCTGCTCAAGCGGCGCGCCCGCCGGCCTGAGGCCTCCGTCGACGCCTCGGCCGCCTTCCGAGCCCTCGATCGCAAGTACCATGGGCGTTAA